A stretch of DNA from Malus sylvestris chromosome 9, drMalSylv7.2, whole genome shotgun sequence:
GAATCTTACCTTCCCGTGGAAGTTTGACTACAACTAGGTGATGAGAACGATTATATTTCATCGGCTAATTTTAATTCAACTTTGAATTTGAGGAAATTAGGAATTACTTGGTTCTTGGGTTTAGTGGTATATCATATATGGTGGTTGGATGTGACGCTAGTCTCATATTGGTTGTTGATGCAGGGATTTCTCAGTTTAATGAGACACATAACAGGGAGTGGTTCGAAACAGATGCAGTGCTTCGTGTTAGCTTGGGGAATTTTCTCTTCTTCACTATTTTATCAGTTATGATGGTTGGTGTGAAGAATCAGAAGGATCCCCGTGATAGTTTGCATCATGGTGGATGGATGATGAAAGTTATATGCTGGTGTCTTTTGGTGATCTTCATGTTTTTCGTACCAAATGAGATTGTTAGCTTCTATGGTAAACACTACTAACCATCAGGGTTTTGTTTTCATAGTGAATGAAATTTCCACTTTTTATTCTTTGAATAGTCCCAAGCGCTGGAATTAATATGCAATTGGCATTTCTTGCCCTgattaacaacaacaacaaagtcttaccCGCCTAAACGGGGTTggttgtatgaatcctagaacaccacTGCACTCGGTTTTGCGCCAAGTCTTGCCCCAATTAACAATCACAAATTTTGAACCTACAAGAAGTGTCTGTGGAACCCATTGCTTAatgattaaattgaatgcagTTAGTCCTATATTAAAGTTTTAATTCTGATGTTAGAATGTAGGCATTGTTTTAAGTTTTCAGTATTAATTTGACTCTTGAAAAATAGTTAGATTGCTAAATCTAAATGGCTTTAAACATTGAAGAACTTAATTATGGGCTTACGTAGGTTGAACTTAGAGAGTAATATTTAAGTTATAACTCCGCAATTGTTCCATATTTTTCTGTGGAATGATTAGTTTTTTGGTTCTCTGTCAGATCACtcttaattttttggttaaataaatGTACCTTGGTTAGAGCACATTCAAGCTTTTAAGGCGACTGTACAATTGTCATGATTTTGTTAGAGTAATCTGGTGAAAGAAAAGCTTTTTGACCATGATCTGTTATGCAAGGAAAATGAGAGAAGATTGGACCACTATTTGAGATTAAAATAATATCTGAAGGCTAACTGTACTCCTTCAAGTAAATTTATCTCATATGTTTTCGTAAGGGAGGAGTGCAGAGTATTCTTTATGAAGTATCAATAGCATTTGGATTAATCTGTTATCCTGCTGTGGAAAATCTTTTCAATTGTTTGACTAAATTTGACAGTGAAGTATCATGTTTGCAGAGACAATTTCCAAGTTTGGCTCAggattttttcttcttgtacAAGTTGTACTTCTGTTGGATTTTGTTCATGGATGGAATGACAAATGGGTTGGATATGATGAGAAGTTCTGGTTCGTGTATTATTTTCTTTAGTATCTATtattcaaattcacatttctACATCTTTAACTGATTTTAACTTGCATCTTCCTCGCTATATATAGGTACGTTGCACTTTTTGTTGTTTCTCTTGTTTGTTATCTGGCAACATTCGTCTTCTCTGGACTTCTTTTCCATTGGTTCACACCATCTGGACAAGACTGCGGGCTCAACACCTTCTTTATTGTCATGACTCTCATGTGTGTCTTCGGGTTTCTTATAGTGGCACTGCATCCTTCGGTAAGTTCGTAAATATGCatgtttttacttttattgTCATACTATTGTAGCCAATGATAATTGGTTATCAAGAAAGGAAcaggaaaagaagaaagcaggcCCCACAGTTGTATGATACATTCATGCAAAGATACaactgaaaaaaattaaaaaggactAACAAAACTTGTATAAAGTTGTGAGATCGTTGCATTATTGTTACTGTCTTTATGTGCAGAGAGACTAGTTATAGATTCAGTGATAGACCAGAATTACAGAGCACAGAGCCAAAAAAATCCACCGttgtcttattttattttttttcaggaGGAAACATCCTATTCTATTTCCTTAAGAttgcgcaaaaaaaaaaaaaaaattaaaactcgaAATTATATGATAAATTGACACTTATTTAAGCATGTTCTGTAGATAACATAATAATTGGGTCAAAACCAGAAGAATATCACTCTCCAGGTTATGGTGATGAGAGCTTGAttcaatttattatttttccccCCTGCATTCTGACTAGAGCAACACATTTCTCCATCTTAGATCCAGTTAACTTAAAGAGTATATACTGCTTGGCATATTTATACTGTGGAGTAAATTTTGTTATGAATAGTACTGTGATTAATTATGATTTTAATGTTATACAGGTAAGTGGCAGCATTTTGCCCGCGTCAGTTATATCTATGTACTGCACGTACCTCTGCTACAGTGCACTTGCCAGTGAACCTAGGGACTATGAGTGCAATGGTCTTCACAAGCACTCCAAAGCTGTTTCCACCGGGACCCTTACCTTTGGGTTGCTAACCACTGTTCTTTCTGTGGTTTATTCTGCTGTTCGTGCTGGATCTTCCACAACTCTTCTCTCCCCACCAAGTTCTCCTCGCTCAGGTAATTCTCTGAGGAACATTTAGAACTCTTGGTTTGTTTCAATAGGGTGctattattggcactccaaaaatctcattgtacactcctcataagtgtatttttctttctctaaatatagaaagtttggactttggagtgCACTATGAgattttgaagtgctaataacagtttccTTTTTCTATACTATTACTATATGAGAAAATGTGGTTAAACTGTCCTTTCCAATGGTTGGTTATGTTGAGGTTGTTTCTTGAACTATTTTATTTGATGTTTGGTTGCACTGAGGCTATCCAGTTTTCCTATGCAAAAAACTGATGCaccttttattatttatttttgggcaAAGGTGCTGGAAAGCCTCTGCTTCCATTAGACAAGGTTGATGAACACGAAGAAAAAGAGAAGTCCAAGCCAGTGTCATATTCATATTCGTTTTTCCACATCATCTTCTCTCTTGCTAGTATGTACTCGGCCATGCTTCTGACAGGGTGGTCAGCCTCAGTTGGGGAGAGCGGGAAGTTGGTGGATGTTGGGTGGCCATCTGTGTGGGTGAGGATGGTGACTAGTTGGGCAACTGCAGGTCTGTACATCTGGTCTCTTTTGGCTCCTATTCTGTTCCCCGAGAGGGAATTCTGAACCCCGACGCCACCAAACGAGAGAAAAAAGGGTTTGCCCATTGACGTATTAAGTATATGTATTGTGTGTATCCTACTTGTATTGTACTTTAAAGTAACCATCAACTCTGAATAGAATGGTTTGTGTTTGACTTTTAGAATAACCAAATCATGTCGGAAAAAATACATGTTATTGAGCTTGAAATCGTTTTCTTTCGATATCCCGAAACCATCCTGTGTGTTTTATATTCTGCACCTGTATCTATGTGGTTCGAATACAACCCGAATGCCCTCCTTTTCGCAGGATGTTAGAAGACGCTAAACTTGATTGCTTCTTGCTGCCTGAGTTACAAGATGGTGTCACAATTATTGCATTGACTCATCAAGTTATTTGAAGGGATCATCGTTACATGGCCATTCAGTCATCAAACAAATAACATACGAAATGGACAAACAGCACAACTTTTTCCAAAGAATGAACGGTCACGATGATTTCAGATATTGAGTCACGGCtggcttttatttttcttttttcaatttttgtacaAGCAATATCTTATTTCTAAACAAATCAAAACTGTGGGCTGCGGGAAAGGGTTTTGTTTGAAATAGACAAGCACCACAAATGTTTCTAACAGAATGAACGGTCACAATGATAATTAAATGGTCTGGCGATTTCAAATTTGAGTTCTGGGTgccttttttttcaattttatagaAGCAATATCTtattttaaattcatcaaaactgcGGAGAAAGGGTTTTGTACTTGAGTGATGTTCAAGTTGTTTAAGATGTGCTCGAGGATGCTTCGTATATGTGAGTGATTCTTTGGTTTCGAAGTGAAaattgagaaagaagagaagaacaAGTTACAAGAAGTTGAAAGGCAAAATAAAAGCAAGGaatcaagtttttatttttgtacatCCGATATAGGGGGTATTTGACTGAGGACCTCGAATTCAGGGTAAATGCTCTTAACCAACCGAGCCACAAACTCTTTGCattgcaaggaaggaagaaggttaACAAACAAGAAGAGAATAAGTGAAGGAGGCCAATGTGAGACGTTGGCCGGATGATCTGAAGGAAGTATCGTATGAGATGGACGACGTGTTGGATGAGTGGAGCACTGTGATACTAAAGCGAAAATtcgagaaagaagaaaaagaaggtgaAATCCCTTTTGATCTTACTAAGAAGAAGAAGGTATGCTTCCCCCTTTGGCCAAGTCAAATATCAGATTATTTCTCGCCATGACATTGCTGTAAAGATAAGAGACTTGAACGAGAGGTTAACATCGATTAGTAATGAAAGACAAAGTTATAACTTTCAATACGCAAAGAGAGATGTCGAACTTGAACGACTGATAAGTTGTTCCGTTGTCCACAAATTTGGGACGTTTGGCCGAGACAACGAAAAGAACATTTTAGTGAGCAAGTTGCGACTGGTTGATTGCAAAAATCTCAGAAAGTTGCCTAAGGACATGGGAAAGCTAATgaagctaaagcatcttcatGTGGAGGAATCTTATCTTCTAAGGCCAATAGGGATCGGGAGATTAGAAGAGTTTCATGCCATTTGTAATGCCGACAAGACAATGAAGGATTCaagttagaaaatctgaaaaacttGGACCAGCCTGAAGGGCGTCTTTCCATTATACACTTGTCTCAGCAGGCAGCGATGATGCCAAGAAAGCACTGTTCAATTGTCAATGTCATCTTATGACTTTGGCAGGTGGAAGCGATGAAGGAGCACTGAATGCCTTACAACCAAATCCAAATGTAACTACTTTAATCATCCAGGATTATAATGGCTTAAGGAGGCTTGGTCTCTACGATTGCCGGGAATGCGAGTTTTTGCCTCCTTTAGTAGATCTAACCCACCATTGCCGGGAATGCGAGTTTTTTTGTCTAGtgcgagagagagaaaggaagaaggTAAGATGCCCATAGTTTGAGGTTTGAACGAGAGAGATGATATGGTTGCAGAGACAATGAAGCAAATGGAGAGTTGGTATCAACACGAAATCATATTAGGAGACCTTTGACAAAATTGAAACATTACAAATAAATTTCAGTTGCCATCGATTACGCTCCCGAAAATGGGATGCCATGAGGTATCATTTGCGAAAAAAACATCCAAAGAAAACTGGAGTGAGCAAAGAATgttacacttaaaaaaaatccaatttgaATCCAATGGGTTAAAGTTTAACCGGGTGTTTAGGACAATCATTCAATCCTCGTAATCTCCAGCATTCTCCAATAGGTAATTGGCTGCCAATTCCTCATTGCGATCGCACGCCAGAAAAGCCTCAATGACCAACGCTCTGTCAAATCCCATCGCCTCAAGCTGAAATAGAGAATGCCAAACTAATCAGCACATACGAAAATATTATGTAGCAGTTGTCAGGAACAGAGAGAATACATACACGTTCAATGGCCTCCTGCTCGGCAGGGGTTACGTTGATGGCATGAGGCATATCTTGGTCAGGACCGTCAGGCTGATCAAATATGCCACTGGAAGATGGAGCAATTTTATAAAAAAGACAAATCATGATTTTGACAAGTTCTATAAATTCAATGCAGGGTTTTGAAAAGGCAATCATATCTTATTAGAAACATAAACCAGTGAAGATCCGGTTAGCTTGAACAAGCCCTGAAGAGAACCCAAGGGATGGCTCAGAGCCTTAGAAGATACGTGGGTGGAGAAAAAGTACTTGATGAGCAAGCAATTATGTAACTGGGAAGACTTTATCGGGCCCTGTTTATGACTACAATGTACCAAATTCATATCTATCAGCACTCACCCTTCAGAACCCTCAAGCGGTTCATTTATTAACTGAAGGAACTCAGTATGGTGCTCCTGAATTAATCTTAAAAGCTGGGGATTTTGCTTTCCGAGCTCCTGCAGCATGGGCTGTAACAAAAGCAGCATGAAACTATTTAACACATTTATAAGAAACCATCACAATATGTAATGTCAAAGACGCAAAGCAAATGCAAACCTGCAAAATTTGTGGATTTGCTTGCACCATTGAGCGCAGTGCTTGGAACTATGATGGAAACaagaaaaatgtaaataaaaaaaaacctttcagCACTGACAAGTGAATAAGGCAAGCAAACTGAGTACAACTTGATGCATTGGGAATATATACAAACCATTAAGATGACATAGCTTAGCCAAACATTGCTTGCAACAGAGGATTAATgtcctcttcttctttgaaAATACAAGAATAAATAAGAATATAAAGAAAGAGATGGGATCAATTTACAATTATCTACCATCCCCTCACTACATGCCCCATCTACCCTATCTGCACATTTCTGCGATACATAAGAACCAAAATACACATTATCGTAGCAAAATTTCCAAATCTTAAGAATGGTATTTGTGGTTTTCCATACACGTCAAATTTAATCCTGAGGTTTGAAAAATGTCCTCCTCAACcttgtgtttttgtttatgtttatgatACCAAACATAAACCGAAAGGAGAGACTGACAAAATTGATACCGCAAGACTAAATTAGACATATAGGCCAATTGTTAACATGGTCGAATAATAAAATTGTCAACAAGTTCAATCAAGTTTATGTGATTGTTTATAATATACAAAATGTACACCATAGCTTGGATATATTATGACAACAAGTTTACCTGCCGATTATTCCTAAGGAAGTCGAGGGATCCAAGTGCCCCAGTGCCAGCACCAGAGAGTGTTTCCTGGAGGATTCCAGTTCAGATACAATGCCTCAATAAATGCACAAAAACATCCAACAAGCCTGAGTTTTACCTGAGGAAACATATTCAAAGGAGCAGAGTTAGGTGCTCCAGAGACAGGAGCAGCATTGGTTGCCCCTGTCTCAGTTGCCTGACTTGCAGGGAAATTTCCTACAGGAACTGCAACTTCTGTTGTTTCTGGAATACTCTGAAGAACAGTATGTCAGCAGCTACACAATGGATCAACTTCACAGCAACAAGTTTAAGAATAGACATACAGAGTACAAGTAGTCCACTGCTCGCTCTGGATTGTTATAAGCTGCTCGTAGGGCACGTGCAACTGTTTCTCTGTCCCAGTTGCCACCTCCCAAATCCATTATTTGTTGAATAGTCTGCTCAAGATTAGTGCCAGCAACTAAAGTTGAAGCAGCTTGACCATAGGTATCACTATGCGCACTGCAGTTGTAACAGAGGACTTAAGATCGTTATGTTATACTAGTAAAAGTAATAAACTATGGCAAGAGGAACCCAACTCTGTTATTCTGAgtcaaattgaaaaatgaaaagcGGATAATGAAAGCAGTTTCTTGAAGCAGCCAATGCGCCAACAAGGATAGTTCATTCACTAAGCCCTAATTCACAATTTAACTTATAGCAGCCTATACTAATTCTTAACGAAATCTATTTGAGTGAGCATGTTCAAGGGATAGGTAAACATAAACAGACAGCATGGTTAACACACTAAGCTCAGCTCAAGAACTTGAGTAAGCATGTTCAAGGGATAGGTAAACATTAACAGACAGCATGGTTAACAAACTAAGCTCAGCTCAAGAACTTGACTCTAAGGTTCGTATGTTGTATTAACAGTTGGCCGCCAAATTCAACCTTAATTTCTAATTATATGTGAATAGGACACACCACCATTCCACACTGCCTTGTTCAAAAGTAACACAATGACTACACATATTCTCTTTTCATAGATACTTAAATAAAAGGTTCCAGCAGCTATACAAGTAACACAAGGTGAAAAtcataagaaaaaaacaatgaaGGCTACAAGAGGAAAGATAACGAGATGACTCTAGTTATCCACATGAGTAGGAGTGTCAAAAGATGAGCCTTTTAACTCAAACAAAGGATTTCCATCAAAAGATGCTTGATAAAGTTCACTTTAATCGATGTACTTCAATCCTTAGTAACAGCTGCAACTTAATGCAAGCATCATATGCAACAATCTAAGGTAATTCAAATTTTAACCATTTACACATACAAGCTGTTTGTACAACATGTTGTAAAATATAATGTCAGGAGAAAGAACAATACCTAGCAGTGTCTGGAGCAGATGTGGTACTCTGTAAGGGTCTGCCACAGCACATAAAGTGAAAGTATGAATCTAATTTAATATGAACACAGGTTTAAAAGGTTGCTCATGATGTAGTTGTTAACTCACGGTGCTTGTATTGGAGCTTCAGTTCTGGTTGTAGTATCTGTGGTTGGTGGAGTTGTAGAAGGATTTGTAGAGGCAGGCTGTAACACAGAGATACAGCATTTAGCCTATACATGAATAATAtacccaaaaataaattaacaaatgcCTAGCAACTAATATCAAGAATAATACCTGACCATAAGAAGACCCTGTTAAGCCAGAAGTTTTACTCTGCAAATTGCCAGAAAGAAAAATTTAGAATGAATGGTAGGAACAAGAGTATATGCAAATTGCAGAGAAATCACACAACAAAACATGTTTCTAAAGTCGCCGCCAATCTTGGTTAATGTTCATAATAGAAAGATTATCTGAAAAGCAAACATGTGCTGGCATTTAAACTTCCACAACTACGCATGAACAATTCACAGAAGACTCGTCATAGATAATAGTTCTACTAATTATGGTGTTAACTCCGGCTGTGtagccactcagtactacggtctggtgatattcctcttcacttgtaaatgagaggtctttgGTCCGAATCATGTGGATGGCGAATTTGagaccaaattaggttgctcattgtgtggcttagccgaactccccctccccttagtgtaaaatacatcgttgtgctaaaaaattaaaaaattaaaaaaaaaataaaataaaaagaaaaaacaactcCGCGTGTTTAAGTTTATCTTACACTGCTGGTCTTAAGCCCAGATAAAGAAGGAGGGGGAGGGcatcaggtagtcgacagccggcacttcGTTTTCACATCAAATCCCTATGAATGCAGGAAGTTGTCCAAGGGTCTAGTAAGAAGATGCTAGCTAAACAATTCAACAAAGACAGCAAACTCAACTAACAAACAAAGATACATGGCAGCAGACCAACAAAATACCGCAGCATGCAATATAGCCTGAAAAGAACCAttcctaagttttgaaaatgCAAATACCAAAAAGGAAGCCAAAAACAAATTCATCCCACAGAAGAACCATCTCTTCATCCCTTGCTCCCCTCAGAAATTCTTCCATTCCTCTACATCCGAACAACCCAAAAGATTTCCATCACTGATATCAACTATGACTTAGTTTAAAAGGATCCTCTCTTCCTTAcctaatttcatttttaatattttcctgCTACTTTTCTTCTCTAGGACCCCTTCTCTCCTCACACTCATAGACATACCCTCAGAAGTTAAaagattatatatttttttgtcgaTTACATCATTTTATTCAGCTAAGAAAAGGCCTTAACCCTCTA
This window harbors:
- the LOC126583071 gene encoding uncharacterized protein LOC126583071, whose translation is MWAASCLASCCAACACDACRTVVSSISRRSARIAYCGLFALSLIVSWILREVAAPLLEKIPWISQFNETHNREWFETDAVLRVSLGNFLFFTILSVMMVGVKNQKDPRDSLHHGGWMMKVICWCLLVIFMFFVPNEIVSFYETISKFGSGFFLLVQVVLLLDFVHGWNDKWVGYDEKFWYVALFVVSLVCYLATFVFSGLLFHWFTPSGQDCGLNTFFIVMTLMCVFGFLIVALHPSVSGSILPASVISMYCTYLCYSALASEPRDYECNGLHKHSKAVSTGTLTFGLLTTVLSVVYSAVRAGSSTTLLSPPSSPRSGAGKPLLPLDKVDEHEEKEKSKPVSYSYSFFHIIFSLASMYSAMLLTGWSASVGESGKLVDVGWPSVWVRMVTSWATAGLYIWSLLAPILFPEREF
- the LOC126583073 gene encoding ubiquitin receptor RAD23b-like — translated: MKLTVKTLKGSHFEIRVQPTDAVMAVKKNIEDVQGKDNYPCGQQLLIHNGKVLKDETTLADNKVTEHGFLVVMLSKSKTSGLTGSSYGQPASTNPSTTPPTTDTTTRTEAPIQAPPLQSTTSAPDTASAHSDTYGQAASTLVAGTNLEQTIQQIMDLGGGNWDRETVARALRAAYNNPERAVDYLYSSIPETTEVAVPVGNFPASQATETGATNAAPVSGAPNSAPLNMFPQETLSGAGTGALGSLDFLRNNRQFQALRSMVQANPQILQPMLQELGKQNPQLLRLIQEHHTEFLQLINEPLEGSEGGIFDQPDGPDQDMPHAINVTPAEQEAIERLEAMGFDRALVIEAFLACDRNEELAANYLLENAGDYED